The DNA sequence TCTGATATTCCCTACTGCATCATTTGCTACTTGACTTGCTTCCTCATATTGTTTCTATTGAATATAAGAAACATTAACATTGGTCAAATTGATAACTTAGTTGATTCATAAGCACAAACTAATTTAACATAGTATAATATTTCAATTAAGATGGTTCTCTTGCATCCTAAGTTTCCTTTAAGTAACTTTTTCCCACTATAGTTTATAGCTTCATATCTATGGGACACTAACCTTTGCATTTGCACTAAATCCTCTCATGGATCTGATTTGTAAATGTCCATTTAACAACAGAAGAGGCATCATAGCAAGGATAATAAGAGCTAGCTGCCAATTCGCCTCGAACGCAATCACCAAGGCTGTAACTGCAGTGGAAGCATCTTGAACCAACATACCAAGTGCATCCCCAAACAAAGCGCGAAGCGAAGCAGCATCAATTGACAACCTTGCTCCAAGGGCTCCACTTGAATTCTCAGCTTTATCAAACCATCCTACTTCCATgtgaattattttatcaaaacacATAAGCCGAATCCTTTTTATCAACTTAGAACCAGCCACAGAAAAGAAGTAGGACCTCAATGGATGAAATATGAATGCAGCCACACTAAAAGCAACAAATATTAATGCCCAATGCTTTGAATCTTTGCGGAGTTTATCCGCAGGTTCAAAGAAAGTGTTTATCATTTTAGAGACTACAAGCCCCAGAGCAGGTGTAATAGTCCCACATATAACTGCTACCAATGTCCCTAAGAGTAAAACTGGGATTTCAGGCTTGTTAAGACAACCAAGCCTGAAAAATGGAACTTCTGGAGGTGTAGGTGATAATGCTGctgaaggaagagcttgaggtCCTCCTTCTGATGTCATAGCATCTGTTATTCTGAATGAGTGATGATTGCTGTTCCCAATTTCGGATGATCCTCGGCTTGATTGCCTTCCAGAATCTGCAGAGCATTCATCATTCTGTTCTGTCTCCTTTTTTATTTCTTGGAGTCTAATAAGCTGGCTAAAAGCTCCATTAGGATCCTTAATGAGCTCATCATGTGAACCTAATCAGTTTGAAAATATAGAAATGCATCAAATGCAAATgttcattaaaaaaaatgatgaaatgtTTAGTATGTCTCTACCTTTCTCTACAACTTTTCCTTGATGAATAACAGCAATTGTGTCAGCATTTCTTATTGTGATTAAGCGATGCGCTACAATAACAGTTGTTCTGTTAACCATTATTCTATCTAGTGTCTCTTGAACCACTCTCTCAGATTCAGCATCAAGGGCACTTGTAGCTTCATCAAGTAACAAGATTCTAGGATCTTTCAGAATTGCTCTTGCTATAGCAATCCTTTGCTTTTGTCCCCCAGAAAGCTGAGTTCCATGCTCACCAACCATCGTGTCGAGTCCCTAAATTTCaccattttataaaaatttgaaactgatgttgaaaaaaaagaaaataacactgAAAAAGTAAGTCAAGATTCTGAAAACTCACATGAGGAAATTTATCTATGAATCTAGCAGCATTAGCAAGTTCTGCTGCAGCTATGATTTCTTCATCTGTTGCACCATCCTTACCATATGCAATATTCTCTTTAATGCTACACAAAAACAGAACCGGCTCCTGGCTAACTAGGCCTATCTTCTGTCTGAGCCATTTCAGTTGAAATTCTCTGAGGTTGATACCATCAATGAGAACTTCACCAGCCTGTGGATCATAAAATCTCTCTATCAAACTAACAACTGTTGATTTCCCACTCCCACTTTGTCCTACCAAAGCTGCAGTAGTGCCACTTGATATTGAAATGGAAAATCCATTGAATATGAGTTCATCTGGTCTTGTAGGATAACTAAAGCAAACCTCTCTAAGTTCTATATCTCCGGAAATATCATCTAGCTTCCGACCAGCCGTGTCATAAGAATCAATATCCGGCTGTCTCTTTATTGTTTCAAACATTTTATAGGCTGCTGCTTGTCCTGCAGCAATTGCAGTTAAGCTTGGAGATGCATGCCCCAGAGACCTATAAACATAATGCACTTGTAAGAACAGTTTAGTTTTATACTGATATCTAATCATGTATTGTCACATCAGTAAAAGTGTTTAATTCGACAATTTTTACAATGTCAGTACATACCAATGAAGGGAAAATTAACTTACAATGATCCAATCAATACTGCAAAAAACACACTCATGACTTCACCTCCTGTATATCCTTTCTCTAGAACCATCTTCCCTCCATACCATACACCCAAAGCATAACTGCTGAAAGCGAGCAATCGAAGCAAACCAAGGCCTAAACCAGCAGCCACTCCTTCTTGCACACCACTCCTATATGCTTTGGTTAAGGATTCATTGTATAAAGCTATAGCTTGATCCTCACCAGTAAAGGATGCAACCTGCATCGGAAGAATGTCTCTATCCTTAATATGCTACTCTCtaaaaggaaaaaaggaaaggCAATGAATGAGTTCTTTGTGGATATTGGCATACAGTTCTAATTGAACCAATAGTCCTGTCAAATATAGTTGCTGCTTCAGAATATGCTGCTTGTCCACGAGATGCCATCTTCACGAAAGCGCAAGTCATTAGAGAACCAGCTAAGACAAGAGGAGGCAGGGAAGATAGCAGGACAAGGGTTAGAAGCCAACCCTTGATGAATGCTATGATAAGCCCTCCTAAAAAGCTTGCCACATATTGTATGAACTGTCCTACCTGATATATATAGTTATAAGAAAGAGAACAGGTTATTCTTATGGTAAAGAATTATAACATTGGGGAGTGGTGCATTTCAATTTTGTACCTTTTCCCCCATGGCTTCTTGAACAAGAAATGTGTCTCCTGACATCCTTTCAGTAACCTCGCCGGTGTTAGTTTCCTTGTCGAAGAAGCCGACATCTTGTCTCAGAATTGCTTTGAGGTATAAGCCTCTTATTCTTGCAGCTTGTCTCTCCCCAGTGATCACCCAACAAGAAACCTCTAGAATATTTTTCATGTAAGGATAATAAGCATAATTAGAATGTTAGATTAAGCCTAAGTATATGGTAATCATAATTAGCATAGAATTTGGCATGCTTACGCAAAAATGCTGCAAACAAGGCAGCTATACCCAAGCATAGAAACTTCAGAGAGACCTAAAGCAATAAAATGAACCATTTTAGATTATAAGACAATGAAATGTGGAGAATCAGAACCAAATTGTTACCTTAATGCTAATTCACAAGGTTATTGCATAATAGTAGAATTATTGAGACTAGTTAAATGATTACACTTCAGTGTGTAATAAAAATTACTTTGCATTTGTTTGGTTCAATAAAAATGTAGAATAAGAAGGGTGAAAGAGGTGTTAACACCATTTAGATGCTCATAAAGACATTTACCTATTCTCATGTCTTGAGAACACTGATTCTTAGTGAAAGAGTGCTAGTTATTTACCTTGGAAACTTCATGAACAACTTGTTTGTTGCTACCATTTCTTCCAAAAGCATCAATTGTATCTCCAATTAGTACACTCATTAAAGGGTTGGATATTCCATTCCCAACTGCACTTATTGTCCCAACAAACATAAGCAAATGATCCCAAGAATCTGCAAATGAGAAAAGCTTGTAAAAGGGTACTGTTTTATTGCTTTCAGTTTTGGCCTTGTTCTTCTTTGGAGCCTCCTCCCTTCCCTTAATTTCTTGCGAATTTTCGTGATTCGGAATCTGTGAATGACTTACTGATCCTGTCACCTCACATGAAGTAATATCTCCATCTATACTTTCCTCAACTACCATTTTCCTCAATTAAAGGCTATgttgaggaaaagaaaaaaaaaaaaaaaagagaaaacatttCAAAAGCTATGTAAATTGACATCATGTTGACTTAACCAAAACCATAGAGACTAGAGAAGAACGAAGAttgaagagaggaagaaaaatgAGTTACCAAAGAAACCAGAATAGGCCAAGAGAGAGAACCAAAATGCAAGTTGCACTTACAAAACCAGAACCAGTAATCAAAACATATTCAAGAACAATATAAATAGATCCACTATTGTAATAAGACTAAGTATTGTTATACTTACACCTTCAAGTAACTTTTTATAGAATGAGTTTTATCAAGTCATGTATATAATCATAATAATCAAGCTTatcaaatttctaaaaatttggaTATCAAGTTACTTACATCTACACATGTAAGGCAAGGGCACACACAAACCTTTTTCCTTTACAAACTTGAAGTAGTTCAAGTCTTCTAAGAATGATGAGAGAACAGCAATTTGAAAGCAACAAGGGAATTAAGCAAAAACTATATAAGACTGGTTGAGCCTAGTTGGCGTTAGCCTACTAATGCAAGTTAACattgttttatcttttaaattatgatgAGATAAAGCAAAAAGAGTAGAACAGAATTAGATACCTTTGGCCAAAATAACAATTTATTTGTATGGTTTAGATGCAAAACAACATATGAGAGATTCTAATGAAGTCAGAAAATACACTtacaatcataataataatacactCAATCTACCAAAGAAAACTATGTAATAAAAACTGATGTACCATATAACCGGAATCTTATTCTTTCTGTCAAAACAGTTTTACTCtagtataattatattttgtgtaTTAATTATTAAACTTAAGTTCAAACCTGATCATTTTAATAAAGTCAATATATGTTTTTTATTTCTTCAAATGCTTGTGAAAATAAAAACTACTATATGCACacaaaaaattagtcattatttaacttattttcattatgtattttatattttaacaaatatAACTGTATATGtggctggtttttttttttatacatagtATGGTTATATAAAAATACTTCAAAAATAGAAACCAAACTTGAATACTTGTAGAATTCTAGTCTGATACTAACGGCTCAACTGCAGCCATCTTTAACATTTTTCCTCTTATATTTGGCCCTACATTGACTTTATGGTTTAGTGAATCAGGTGTAGCAATAGCACAATTTCTTAATAAGTTATAACATaaatcttgaaaaaaaataagattatttAGACAAAGATTATCAGTGATCATATATATAAGAACTTTGTTGCCTTGTTATGCATGCTAATGGTAACCTACTAATGTAAGAAACATATTTTTATCcctcttttaatttttaacaaaaatactatCGGTATATAAAAAATCAACTACTAAATCAATCTTTATGTATTCGTTTataaataaagtattatttaacttatttttaaacattttttttaaggaaaaaagatcttttaaaaacagataaaaattataacttctcaaaaaagatattttttatttatttttttagtaattttatttttactataaaaaatttgtcaaatacgttaaaaaaaatctttttcaatggaaaaagattttttttatcaaaataatggcacTCAAACAACAAACACTTAATATTATTCTATAAGAATGACTGATTTTTTATTTACAGATAGGATAGTTCAATTTTTAAATATAGTTAATTTTTGGCTATGATAAAAACTTGAAATATAGTCTTGCAGCGAAAATTCAAAAGTCTTTGTTGACCTGCATTCTAAGATATAGGAGCTTGCACAAATATTGAATTGAACCCTAATTATTTTAACTCGAAATTATACAAACCTTTTTTTAGTCccatgtgatttttttttttctctctctctaaaacattAACCTTATACTACGAAATTAAACCtatattattaatttactatATATGATAGtacaactaaattaaaaaaaaaaaaaaactaataatcaaTAGTTTCAAATCTCCTCATACATTTTTGTCCTTTGCTTACACATCGTTATGCTAATACTTTGACTCAACTCAAAATATTTGGTGACCACATGATGGTttcttaataataaatagaagtatttttataattccctctttttcaaatcgCATTATCATGACAATTTCATTTTCAAGACCATTTTTTCTTGATCATACAtgcatataaaattataaatatgattGTATACAGTACAAATCTTTGGTATGAAAATGATATAATAAATTGTTTAGTTAATCATACTAGTGTTATTTTAAAGAATAGGTAGCAAATAGCTACTAGCATCTTAAAAGGGGAGaaaattaaatatacaaattatatatatacgtaccaaaagataaaataaaatatatacacatTATGACAGCCTATGaattttatagtaaaaataaTATAGGGTGGGAATATGTAGAGTCATAGACTCCTCAAGTAGGTTCTCCTGTCCCAGTAACATGGTACAGACATGTTTCAGTAAAAGGTGATTTACAACAAAGATTGGTAATGTCTAATAAATGCATTACATTAACTAGGTCAGTGACTACTATATAATAACTGTTTTATGAGGTACATATGGAATACATGATTGGTTGTGGTAGAAATTGTTTTAGCATCTAGTGTATTGGTTTGAGCATATGATTCTGTTAATTAGTtaaatgatttgattgaaaaaattaattaagttttCAAAAGCTGAATGTGGTGATGTGGTCCTAACTGAAGCTAACAACTCATCAATTTAAATTTGGTTCTCTATAGTACAACTCTTTTGACATTTaacaattaaaaagtaaaatgcaTCAATCtcctatataatttttattttgtctttgtcATTATTAACATGACTTGATAAATTGTGCCAACCcctctttgtattttttttctttcatttattttttatatatatataaatgtgtgtgtatatttgcagttattcaattTGGCTTTTTCAGAATTATGATTCCAGAATGAAAATATATTCTCCAGCTTTAGTTTCTCTTTGATGTACCACCAGCAAGAATGTTTAGGCCAAAAACTATTGCAAACTGGTATTATTTGTTCTTGTTTTGTTTGTTCTCCTCATAATTTGATTTCATGCTGTCTGTTAAGCTCTGAGCTCAATAAGATTTAATTGTTCTTAATATCTCTATGAGTACATGCATGCTTTCAAGTTCCAACCACAAACATTGTAATTGTTGTCTTCATCTCTTGAGGAATCATTTTTCTTATATTGGCAATTgataggaataataaaaaaaaaaagaaaaaaaaaagattgataCTTGAATTGAGAAGATGTGTTATTACTTATTTCTTTTCACTAGACTTAAACCTGTGCACATTGTGCAGAATGAATATGCATATATAATTGTTAACACAATGTACTACATAAAATAAAGTAGATACAAAATTTCTCAAAGATGAATAAATTGTATTCATCTGAAAATCAATCTAAGATGAAGCACTTGTGTGCAATGCTACCAATGAAGCATAGTCACCTCCCTTATTGAGCAAAGCTTCATGCTTACCCTTCTCTGCAATAGCACCATTCTTAACTACTGCAATCAAATCAGCACCTTTGATTGTAGATAGCCTATGTGCCACCACAATGGTGGTTCTGTCCACCATAACCCTGTCAAGTGCATCCTGAACCACTTTCTCAGACTCAGCATCAAGTGCACTTGTTGCTTCATCTAGAAGCAATATCTTGGGATTCTTAACTATGGCTCTTGCAATCGCCACTCGCTGCTTCTGGCCACCGGATAATTGGACGCCACGCTCGCCTACTATCGTGTCATAACCCTGCATGTATAACATAACATTCTTATGAATTCAGAACTATAATCCTAGGAGTGTCCAATTAACATAAGTTGAAAACTTGCACTAGTCCTAAGAGAGAATAAGGTAATAATGAATTGATGGTTCATTTTTAGTGTAAACATAGCATTTGTTTTAGGATTGTGCGAAAGAAACTGAAATCAGAAAAgactgaaaatgaaaataagaatcAATCAGGACTTAAACTTTGCAATTTAATTACCTGCTGCAAACTACTAATGAACTTGTGAGCATTAGCAAGTTCTGCTGCAGCTATGATTTCTGCTTCTGTTGCATCTCCTCCTTTTCCATATGCGATGTTGGCTCGGATCGTGTCGTTGAACAAAACAGGCTCTTGGCTAACCAAACCCATCTGTTGTCTTAGCCACTTAACTTGAAGTGTTTGGATATCATTTCCATCAAGTGTAATGTGACCTGAATCAGGGTCATAAAATCTTTGTAGCAATGCTATCACTGTTGACTTTCCACTTCCACTTTCTCCAACCAGTGCAACTGTCTGAAATTTTATGAACACAACAATCCATTTGTTACTTTCTAATACtcaattttggaagaaaaaatatttcttttaagaaGCAATTAAGAAACCACCTTGCCACTACGAATTGTCAAGCTAAGATTGCGGAATATTTGAACATCAGGCCTAGTTGGATACTTGAAACTGACATGGTGAAGCTCAATTTCTCCCTTAACTTCATGTGTTAATCCAGATTCCTCACTGGGGTCTATTCGCGACTTTCGATCAAGAATGGCGAATATAGATGCTGCAGCGCTTTTCGCTTTGGTTGAGTCAGGGACTAAGGAGCTGGATTGAGAGATTCCAATAGCTGCCATGCTGAGAGCAAAGAAGACCTGCAAACCAAGAAAACAAGATCATCAAATACTATTAAAAGAAATGATAGTGAACAAGTTAGGAGAGAAATTAAACTTAAACATACTCTGAAGACATCTGAGAATGTTGATTTTCCATCATCCACGAGACGAGCTCCGGCATAGAAGCTAGTTGCATAAACACAATACATCATGAAGAATGATACTCCAAAACCTATACCACTGATTATTCCCTTTCTTATCCCTGTCTTGATCGGTCCTTCGCATTTTTCGCGGTATAAGTCCATCACCTTCTCTTCAGCACAGAAGGAAGCAACTGTTCTAATACTCCCTACAGCATCATTTGCCACTTGACTTGCTTCCTCATATAATTTCtgtgtagaaaaaaaaaaaaagaaatttgtatCTTATACTTAGCATGATGTGAGAAATGCACAAAGAAATGGATCTGATTCTGATCAAACCTTTGCATCAGAGCTGAATCCTGTCAAGAACTTGAACTGCACATATCCATTTAGCCCCAACAAAGGCGCCAAAGCGAGAACTATAAGAGCAAGTTGCCAGCAGGCATCAAAAGAAATCACCAAGGCAGAAACTGCTGTAGCAATGTTTTCAACCATCAATCCAAGTGCATCCCCGACTATAGCTCGGATCGAAGCAGCATCAGTAGCAAGCCTAGCACCAATCGCTCCGCTTGAATGATCAGCTTCGTCGAACCAGCTCACCTCCATATTGACCACTTTCTCGAAACATATCTCCCGGATCCTCTTGATCAACTTACCACCGGCGACGGCGAAAAGGTAGAATCTAGAAGGGTACACAAACAATGATAGTGCTCCAAGTCCAACAAACACCAGTGCCCAAATTCTAGAATCGTGGCGAAGCTTATGAGCCGGTTCATAGAAAATTGTGATCATTTTCGAAAGCACTAGGCCGAAAGCTGGAAATATCAAGCCACTTATCACTGCAGCTACTGATCCCATGAATAAGACTGGAATCTCAGGCTTGTTTAGAGAAGCGAGGCGAAGAAGAGGAACTTCCGGTGGCGGAGGTGAGACAGTTGAAGAAGTAGGAGCTTCAGGTGGCAATTCCGTGATGCCAACTGCTGTAGGAACCGGAAACGGTGCTGTCAATGAGTGGCGGCCGCTGTTTCCAATTCCGAATGATTCTTGATGGCTTAGAGATCTTATAGAAGAAGATCGATGACTCGAGATTCTTCCAGAATGCAAAATACTTTCTGGTTTGTCTTTGTGATTTGCGCCTTTAACTTCTTGCAGCCTAATTAACTGGCTATAGGCCCCCTCAGGATCACGCGTGAGCTCAGCATGCGAACCTGAATAATAGGCAATTGTAAGAAAAACAGAATTCTTTCTAAGCTAACTATGAAGGTTTCTTTCAACAAGATAATGAGATTTCTACCTCTTTCTACTATTTTTCCTTGATGAATAACAGCAATGGCATCAGCGTTTCTTATAGTACTTAGACGATGCGCGACAATGACAGTTGTTCGGTTTACCATTATTCTGTCCAATGCCTCCTGTACTATCCTCTCAGATTCGGCATCAAGCGCACTTGTAGCTTCATCAAGAAGTAAGATTCTTGGATCTTTCAAAATCGCTCTTGCTATTGCAACTCTCTGCTTTTGTCCTCCTGAGAGCTGAGTTCCATGCTCACCAACCATTGTATCCAATCCCtaatttcataatttaaaaaacCATTGAGCTAAAGCACCGTTCATTCATAACAAGAACACTATAAGATTTCGCTGTTTCGGTGTTTACCTGAGGAAGCTTATCTATGAATTTTGCAGCATTGGCGAGTTCTGCTGCGGCTCGGATTTCTTCATCGGTTGCACCGTCTTTTCCATAAGCAATGTTCTCTTTAATGCTACTAGCAAAGAGAACTGGTTCCTGGCTAACTAGGCCAATTTTCTGCCTGATCCACTTAAGCTGAAATTCTTTGAGGTTGATACCATCAATGAGAACTTCACCAGCCTGTGGATCGTAGAATCTCTCAATCAAACTAACAACTGTTGATTTCCCACTCCCACTTTGTCCCACCAGAGCTGCAGTAGTTCCACTCGGTATCGAAAGCGAAAATCCATTGAATATCAGTTCATCCGGCCTTGTAGGATAACTAAAGCAGACCTCCCTAAGCTCTATGTCTCCACGAATGTCGTCGAGCTTTAGACCGTTGGGATCAGAAGCATCGATTTCCGGCTTCCTTTTAATTGTTTCAAACATCTTAAACGCCGCCGCTTGCCCTGCAGCAAACGCGCTTAGGCTCGGCGATGCCTGACCAAGAGACCTGAAGTAGAAAATAAGTTGTTTCAACCTGCTGTACTCTCGTGTATTCTAATTTATTAGGATCCTAAATTATGCTTTTTAATAATATCTTTCactttaagaaagaaaaagatgctTGCAACTAACAACTTACATGGATCCGGTCAATAGAGCAAAGATTACAGTGATAACCTCGCCTCCATTATATCCTTTCTCGATTACCATTTTGGCGCCATACCATATAGCCAAACCATAAGTAGAAATTATAACAAAATACAGTACGCCAAAACCGAAACCAGAAGCCAGGGCCTCTTGCAAACCGGTCTTGTAAGCTTTGATTAGTGACTGATTATACTTAATTACAGCTTGTTTCTCCCCAGTGAATGATGCAACCTGCAATTCATGATTGGAGAAATGGATGTCATTCATTTCACATGTTTTATACAATCATAAAAGTGGAAACTTTGCAACGAGTGTTGATACCGTTCGAATGGAGCCTATAGTCTGCTCTACTACGCTTGCTGCAGCAGAATAAGCTGTTTGTCCGCGAGAAGATGTTTTTTGAATAACCAGGGTCATTACAGCACCAGACATCACAAGAAGTGGAATAGAAGAGAGCATGACAACTGATAGAAGCCATCCTCTGACAAATGCTATGATAAAACCTCCAACGAATGTTGCCATCAACTGTATAAACTGCCCTACCTGAATGAATCAGATAACAAAAGCAATAAGTAAACTAAATTTAGTAATTTGCAGTTTGCAGTAAACTCATACTTTTTTCCTTTCAGTGTTTCCATATTTTTGTATGGTGGTTTATAGATACCTTCTCTCCCATGGCGTCTTGAATAAGAACAGTATCGCCGGACATCCTTCCAACAACCTCGCCGGTATTCGTTTCCTTGTCGAAGAAGCTAACATCCTGCCTCAAGATTGTTTGAAGGTATAAGCCTCTGATTCGTGCTGCCTGTCTCTCCCCAGTAACCATCCAACAAGCCACCTCTGTTACACAAAAAACAATTTTCATGTCGAggtacattaatttttttaattgaacaaaaaaaaaaatacagagaaGTTTATTATGTCTACTCACGCATGAGTGATGCGAAAAAGGTTCCCACAGCCAAGTACACAAATTTCAGTGACACctgaaaaaaaaatgattaattGTGATGTGAACAAACTGAAGAATTTTCAGTTCCAAAAAGTGAACTTCATACAGAGGAGAAGAATTAGAATAGTTAGTTACCTTGGAAACTTCATCAACAACTTCTTTGGTGTTTGAGTTTCCTCCAAATGCATTGATCATATTCCCAAATATTAGAGTCATTAATGGCATGGAGATTCCATTACCAATAGCACCAACTgttccaacaagcatcaacaaacGATCTAACCGATCAGCAAATGAGAAAAGCTTGTACAATGGCACTGTGTCTTTTCCTTCATCTTTCTCCTTTCCCTTCTTTGGATCTTGATTCATCTCAGGGCCTGCTACTTTCGAAGAACTCGCAGTATCATTACCTTCcattttcatggaggaagaagaaggctCCTTTTGCTCACAAGCCTCTCTACCAATGATGTTTAAATGGGTAACAGGTTCTGGAAAAAAGCATCACGGGTTCAAGTTGATTAGTAGTcttacacacacaaaaaaaaagtcTTTTGCCATGCATGAAATTTCCATGTTCTTACTTTTTCCTAGTTAACTACGTGATTATTGTGGTTGGTGAAGAAAATGTTGGGTTCTAACAAAACAATTAGTCCTATATGGAAAATAAATGCTCtgagaaaacagagaaaaaggaaaaaaaaaagaaagaaatgaaccTTTTTTTTTCTGGCTTCAATGAAGATGAAAAAGTAGCCGTAGCAAGCAACAGAAGAGTGATAGTTCGTTATATTGGCAACTGTCTATATATATAGATGAAAGATTTggtcaaattattttaaatgggAAAAGAATCTAAAAGTCGCATATTTCGTAATCCGCACGTTTCTTAAACTTTTTGTTAGTTGTTCTTGTTTGGGTCTCAGGAAAGATCAGATATTTGGTGCGAAGCTGCATAGTCTCTTCCCTTGTCGCATTCAGTCCCATAGCTGCAAggctgttttatttgtttttaaaataataaaatatattatcgcTTTACCTCACTACTAAATATAATAAGTTGATACTCCTAGGAAGACATCTTCACATAAAGATATTGTTACAgactattaaataaattaatatatttgattaaatatgtttaattaaCCATCTAAAAATTTATAATGTCATTTTCACATAAAGATGTCATCATGTGAGTATTCCTTGGGTTAATGTTCAAATTCATTCACGAAAGATCACGTAATCTTCATGTTAAGTGCCACGTGACATGATGACGTGACACGCCACATGgcaggtcagtgacacgtggcacgtCACGTGACAGGTCagtgccacgtgtcacttgacatataaaatttttttattagtcaaaatagttcttgaaagtttagacgtaagtcattttcatccctcaaattttaaaaattagtcaaactagtccttatataattttttttattttttcttcataaaattatctctctcttttaattcttctcaaaatctctcttattcttttctattctaaaacattttttgttatattactatattttgctggaatatatatatatatatatatatatacactcaaaattgaaatgtatgtatttattaacctaaacaaagttatatgctcaaaatcaaaaattatgtatgttaacctaaacaaagttgataccactattttttttctactaaattttttttccattacggtattacttatatataggaggtaatggtagtgatatttagagtcaaaattcaagaagatctacaaattttgcttcaattccaaactttacagaatattaaaaatttgttggttaattattattattataa is a window from the Arachis hypogaea cultivar Tifrunner chromosome 1, arahy.Tifrunner.gnm2.J5K5, whole genome shotgun sequence genome containing:
- the LOC112707250 gene encoding ABC transporter B family member 11, translating into MKMEGNDTASSSKVAGPEMNQDPKKGKEKDEGKDTVPLYKLFSFADRLDRLLMLVGTVGAIGNGISMPLMTLIFGNMINAFGGNSNTKEVVDEVSKVSLKFVYLAVGTFFASLMQVACWMVTGERQAARIRGLYLQTILRQDVSFFDKETNTGEVVGRMSGDTVLIQDAMGEKVGQFIQLMATFVGGFIIAFVRGWLLSVVMLSSIPLLVMSGAVMTLVIQKTSSRGQTAYSAAASVVEQTIGSIRTVASFTGEKQAVIKYNQSLIKAYKTGLQEALASGFGFGVLYFVIISTYGLAIWYGAKMVIEKGYNGGEVITVIFALLTGSMSLGQASPSLSAFAAGQAAAFKMFETIKRKPEIDASDPNGLKLDDIRGDIELREVCFSYPTRPDELIFNGFSLSIPSGTTAALVGQSGSGKSTVVSLIERFYDPQAGEVLIDGINLKEFQLKWIRQKIGLVSQEPVLFASSIKENIAYGKDGATDEEIRAAAELANAAKFIDKLPQGLDTMVGEHGTQLSGGQKQRVAIARAILKDPRILLLDEATSALDAESERIVQEALDRIMVNRTTVIVAHRLSTIRNADAIAVIHQGKIVERGSHAELTRDPEGAYSQLIRLQEVKGANHKDKPESILHSGRISSHRSSSIRSLSHQESFGIGNSGRHSLTAPFPVPTAVGITELPPEAPTSSTVSPPPPEVPLLRLASLNKPEIPVLFMGSVAAVISGLIFPAFGLVLSKMITIFYEPAHKLRHDSRIWALVFVGLGALSLFVYPSRFYLFAVAGGKLIKRIREICFEKVVNMEVSWFDEADHSSGAIGARLATDAASIRAIVGDALGLMVENIATAVSALVISFDACWQLALIVLALAPLLGLNGYVQFKFLTGFSSDAKKLYEEASQVANDAVGSIRTVASFCAEEKVMDLYREKCEGPIKTGIRKGIISGIGFGVSFFMMYCVYATSFYAGARLVDDGKSTFSDVFRVFFALSMAAIGISQSSSLVPDSTKAKSAAASIFAILDRKSRIDPSEESGLTHEVKGEIELHHVSFKYPTRPDVQIFRNLSLTIRSGKTVALVGESGSGKSTVIALLQRFYDPDSGHITLDGNDIQTLQVKWLRQQMGLVSQEPVLFNDTIRANIAYGKGGDATEAEIIAAAELANAHKFISSLQQGYDTIVGERGVQLSGGQKQRVAIARAIVKNPKILLLDEATSALDAESEKVVQDALDRVMVDRTTIVVAHRLSTIKGADLIAVVKNGAIAEKGKHEALLNKGGDYASLVALHTSASS